In the genome of Desulfofarcimen acetoxidans DSM 771, one region contains:
- a CDS encoding response regulator transcription factor — translation MSKIRVVIADDQNLICDGIRIILDSQPDMEVVGIADNGQKAVEFVSACQPDVALLDISMPVMSGIEALKEIKVNYPKTVVLMLTTFDPDEYIIGAFRSGADGYLLKDMTAEKLVVAIRNAFNGNVTMPASIASRIIVHIHEDVKKNSLQDYGLTQREIEIAGLMARGFSNELISITLGISLGTVKNYISVIYSKLEANSRQEAILVIKGLNYSESI, via the coding sequence GTGTCAAAAATAAGGGTAGTTATAGCCGATGACCAAAATCTGATTTGTGACGGGATACGCATCATACTTGATTCCCAACCGGATATGGAGGTAGTCGGTATAGCTGACAACGGACAAAAGGCGGTGGAATTCGTAAGTGCCTGTCAGCCGGATGTGGCCCTGTTGGACATCAGTATGCCTGTGATGAGCGGTATCGAGGCACTGAAGGAAATCAAGGTCAATTATCCGAAGACAGTGGTGTTGATGTTGACAACTTTTGATCCGGATGAATATATCATCGGGGCTTTCCGCAGCGGCGCAGACGGTTATTTGTTGAAGGACATGACGGCGGAAAAATTGGTTGTGGCAATTCGCAATGCCTTTAACGGCAATGTTACCATGCCTGCGTCAATTGCCTCCAGAATTATTGTACATATTCATGAAGATGTTAAAAAAAACAGTCTGCAGGATTATGGATTAACACAGCGTGAAATAGAAATAGCCGGACTGATGGCAAGGGGCTTCAGCAATGAACTTATTTCTATAACACTGGGAATTTCCTTGGGAACTGTCAAGAATTACATCAGCGTGATATATTCCAAGCTTGAAGCTAATAGCCGCCAGGAGGCGATACTTGTCATCAAGGGACTCAATTATAGTGAAAGCATCTAG